From Arcticibacter tournemirensis, one genomic window encodes:
- a CDS encoding sensor histidine kinase, which produces MTRLKPKQKETLPFKLLAMISHDIKIPLDNFAAYLADLPMSKPLQTGGDEIVEGLTSYVNSCRSLMDNVLFWARLHLNGYGIISQPALLRLQTDLIILSLKHQALSKRLNISNKIPEMPQVKINLSVFEFVLRNLLNNSIKFTPASGHIEIRSRTGRDSITVSVSDSGPGISADKLERIFSARKAISSSVNGSGIGLILCNDLLNICGGRIWSESTEGKGATFHFSIPAEY; this is translated from the coding sequence ATGACCAGATTAAAACCCAAACAAAAAGAGACACTTCCGTTTAAACTACTGGCGATGATCTCGCATGACATCAAAATCCCTCTGGATAACTTCGCTGCTTATCTCGCGGATCTCCCGATGTCGAAGCCTCTTCAAACAGGGGGTGATGAAATCGTTGAAGGTCTGACAAGTTATGTAAACAGCTGCCGAAGCCTTATGGATAACGTACTATTCTGGGCGAGATTGCACCTCAATGGCTATGGAATAATAAGCCAACCAGCACTATTAAGACTGCAAACTGATCTGATCATATTATCACTTAAGCATCAAGCTTTATCCAAAAGGCTGAACATATCGAACAAAATACCTGAAATGCCACAGGTAAAAATTAATCTCTCCGTCTTTGAATTTGTATTACGAAACCTCCTGAACAACAGCATCAAATTTACCCCGGCTTCAGGGCATATTGAAATAAGGAGCCGCACTGGCAGAGACAGTATCACAGTATCGGTATCCGACTCCGGGCCGGGTATTTCTGCAGATAAACTGGAACGTATCTTTAGTGCCAGGAAAGCAATAAGTTCAAGTGTAAATGGAAGTGGTATAGGGTTAATCCTGTGTAACGACCTGTTGAATATTTGCGGAGGAAGAATATGGAGCGAAAGCACCGAGGGTAAAGGAGCTACGTTTCATTTTAGTATTCCTGCAGAGTACTGA
- the rimM gene encoding ribosome maturation factor RimM (Essential for efficient processing of 16S rRNA), producing the protein MGIEDSFYIGYITKTKGLKGEVQVYFEFKDFEDLEFDSVLLEISGKLIPFFISSYKLQSNSTGYFFFEDVDSIEKAEKLVRKKIYLPNSKKPERADDEFFYTDLVGFIVHDEKLGELGEITDVHEYPQQFIAVVPYKFREIMFPLNEDIILAIDEEEGVLEVRLPEGLVDIYTSDL; encoded by the coding sequence ATGGGCATTGAAGATAGCTTTTATATCGGGTACATTACCAAAACCAAAGGTCTTAAGGGTGAAGTACAGGTTTATTTCGAATTTAAGGATTTTGAAGACCTGGAATTTGATTCTGTGCTGTTAGAGATCAGCGGAAAACTTATTCCTTTCTTTATCTCATCGTACAAACTTCAATCAAATAGTACCGGTTATTTTTTCTTTGAAGATGTAGATTCAATTGAAAAAGCCGAAAAGCTCGTCAGAAAGAAAATTTATCTTCCGAACTCTAAAAAGCCAGAACGTGCAGATGATGAATTCTTTTACACCGATCTGGTGGGCTTCATTGTTCACGATGAAAAGCTGGGAGAGTTAGGTGAGATAACCGACGTACATGAATACCCCCAGCAGTTCATAGCGGTAGTGCCCTATAAATTCCGCGAAATCATGTTTCCCCTGAATGAAGATATCATTCTGGCCATTGATGAAGAGGAAGGAGTACTGGAGGTTAGGCTTCCCGAGGGTTTAGTAGACATATATACATCAGATCTCTGA
- the rplS gene encoding 50S ribosomal protein L19 produces MDLVKFVEEQAVARKEVPAFKSGDTVSVHYKIREGNKERIQIYQGVVIQRNGIGSTETFTVRKMSNGVGVERIFPINSPNIDKIEVNSHGKVRRAKLFYLRALTGKAARIKTKRV; encoded by the coding sequence ATGGATTTAGTAAAATTTGTTGAAGAGCAGGCTGTAGCCAGGAAAGAAGTGCCTGCATTCAAATCTGGCGATACAGTAAGTGTGCATTATAAAATCCGCGAAGGAAACAAAGAGCGTATCCAGATTTACCAGGGAGTTGTAATCCAACGTAATGGTATTGGAAGTACCGAGACCTTTACTGTAAGAAAAATGTCGAATGGGGTTGGTGTTGAACGTATTTTCCCTATCAACTCACCTAACATTGACAAAATTGAGGTTAACAGCCATGGTAAAGTTCGCAGAGCTAAGTTATTCTATCTTCGCGCCCTTACCGGTAAAGCTGCACGTATTAAGACTAAAAGAGTTTAA
- the hpt gene encoding hypoxanthine phosphoribosyltransferase: MKVQIEDKEFSCFLEYEKIKKRTRLLGIQLNVDYENRVPVFIGVLNGSFLFMADLMKEVHVTAEMSFIKVSSYMGQDTSSGVVKSVIGLDIDLKGRDVIIVEDIVDTGITLSFLLDVIKKHEPASIAICTLLLKPQSLQHEIEEIAYVGFEIPNEFVVGYGLDYKGLGRNLRDIYRFVPDPTDT, translated from the coding sequence ATGAAAGTACAAATAGAAGATAAGGAGTTTAGTTGTTTCCTTGAGTATGAGAAAATAAAGAAGCGCACGCGCCTACTCGGAATACAACTGAACGTTGACTACGAAAATCGGGTACCTGTTTTTATAGGCGTGTTAAATGGCAGCTTTCTGTTTATGGCAGATCTTATGAAAGAGGTGCATGTTACGGCGGAGATGAGCTTTATCAAGGTTTCTTCCTATATGGGGCAGGATACTTCATCGGGAGTAGTTAAGAGTGTTATAGGCCTTGATATTGACCTTAAAGGGCGGGATGTGATTATCGTGGAAGATATCGTGGATACCGGTATCACCCTAAGTTTTCTTCTTGACGTTATAAAAAAGCACGAGCCAGCATCGATAGCAATATGTACCCTGCTTCTGAAGCCTCAGTCGCTTCAACATGAAATTGAAGAAATTGCTTATGTAGGATTTGAGATTCCTAACGAATTTGTTGTCGGTTATGGACTGGATTATAAAGGCTTAGGCCGGAACCTTCGTGATATCTATCGTTTCGTTCCCGATCCAACTGATACATAA
- a CDS encoding biosynthetic peptidoglycan transglycosylase, which translates to MHIPSKYLKYIKISGVVVAVLIVIAFVAGLIAYSKREAILETLVQKAKGKAKRDYGLNLAIVNPHFEGLSTIAFSDVSIVPENRDSLLQMSDLHIKVKLLPLLLGDIKLSGLKVKSGKVQLTKRDSIRNYDFLFKKKNDDNANVSSKPNYAQLANKLLNQLLYKIPDDMDLRNFEFLIVRDDSRMKFYVTSAVIDDGDLRSSILINNKESVWHIDGTVEPSDNKLDFKLYAEGKKVELPLIEQKLGLKLNFDTVYTQLKNTKKSGDEFHIYGSWGIKNLLINHPKIAANDIVVPYGSIDADLLIGENYIAVDSSSVIHLRDIEARPYIKYTVSPTKTYELKLRTEEMEAQHVFDSFPIGLFESLEGMKVAGKLQYSLDFFLDAAQPDSVRFSSTLQPQGFRILKWGKINLQKINSPFIYTPYEYGKPMRDIKIGPENPDYTPIDQIAPELRNAVLTAEDPSFFSHRGFVEKSIRRSIATNFKEKAFKRGGSTISMQLVKNVFLNRQKTLARKVEEILIVWLIENNRISDKRRMFEVYLNLIEWGRNVYGIGEASRYYFDKSPSNLNLGESIFLANIIPRPKKSLYYFQPDGSLRTSLRGYFKLIGNLMAARGYVARDTNAYGFYSVRLKESLRQQIAPADSVVVDSLFEADEEDTDLFLKNIFGGKKPDTIHVDQVSKLKVIQEDTTLSRAEKRRLKREQRKKEREQRRNDD; encoded by the coding sequence ATGCATATTCCTTCTAAGTATTTAAAATATATAAAAATAAGTGGCGTTGTCGTAGCGGTTTTAATCGTAATTGCCTTCGTTGCCGGGTTGATAGCCTACTCTAAACGTGAAGCTATTCTTGAAACTTTGGTACAAAAAGCGAAGGGAAAGGCAAAAAGAGATTATGGGTTAAACCTTGCTATCGTCAATCCTCATTTCGAAGGTTTAAGCACTATCGCCTTTTCGGATGTTTCTATCGTTCCCGAAAACAGGGATAGTCTGCTTCAGATGAGCGATCTTCACATAAAGGTGAAGTTGTTGCCTCTTCTTTTAGGCGACATCAAGCTGTCGGGCCTGAAAGTTAAAAGTGGTAAAGTTCAGCTGACTAAAAGAGATAGTATCCGGAATTATGATTTTTTGTTTAAAAAGAAGAACGACGATAATGCCAATGTAAGCTCAAAGCCTAATTATGCACAGCTGGCAAACAAGTTGTTGAATCAGCTTTTATACAAAATTCCGGATGATATGGACCTGAGGAATTTTGAGTTTCTTATTGTGAGAGACGACAGCCGGATGAAGTTTTATGTGACTTCTGCTGTAATTGATGATGGCGACCTGCGATCAAGCATCTTAATAAATAATAAAGAGTCTGTATGGCATATCGACGGGACTGTCGAGCCCTCAGACAATAAGCTGGACTTTAAGCTTTACGCAGAGGGGAAAAAGGTTGAACTCCCTCTGATAGAACAAAAGCTTGGGCTGAAATTAAACTTTGATACGGTTTATACCCAGTTAAAGAACACAAAAAAGAGTGGCGACGAATTTCATATTTATGGTTCATGGGGGATTAAGAACCTGCTTATTAATCATCCTAAAATTGCAGCTAATGATATAGTTGTGCCCTATGGATCTATAGATGCGGACTTGTTAATTGGTGAAAACTATATTGCGGTAGACAGCTCCTCTGTAATTCACCTCAGGGACATTGAGGCCAGGCCTTACATTAAATATACTGTCTCTCCAACAAAAACGTATGAGCTCAAGCTTCGGACAGAAGAGATGGAGGCTCAGCATGTTTTTGATTCATTCCCTATAGGGCTTTTTGAATCGCTGGAGGGAATGAAAGTAGCTGGGAAGCTGCAATATAGTCTCGACTTCTTTTTAGATGCTGCTCAGCCTGATAGTGTAAGGTTCAGCTCTACTTTGCAGCCGCAGGGCTTCAGGATTTTGAAATGGGGCAAGATTAATCTTCAGAAAATAAACTCGCCTTTTATATATACGCCTTACGAATATGGCAAACCCATGCGTGATATAAAAATCGGGCCCGAAAACCCTGATTATACTCCTATCGACCAGATTGCTCCAGAGTTGAGAAATGCGGTTTTGACTGCCGAGGATCCGTCGTTTTTTTCGCACAGGGGGTTTGTTGAAAAGTCGATAAGGCGCTCAATAGCTACCAATTTCAAGGAAAAGGCTTTCAAAAGAGGTGGAAGCACGATCTCCATGCAGCTGGTAAAGAATGTTTTTCTGAACCGGCAAAAGACCCTTGCCCGTAAAGTTGAAGAAATACTTATAGTATGGTTAATTGAGAATAATCGTATTTCTGATAAAAGGCGGATGTTTGAGGTTTATCTCAACCTTATTGAATGGGGGCGCAATGTGTACGGCATTGGCGAAGCTTCGAGGTATTATTTTGATAAGAGTCCTTCTAATCTCAACCTTGGTGAAAGTATATTTTTGGCGAATATTATCCCCCGTCCGAAGAAGTCGCTGTATTACTTTCAGCCAGATGGAAGTCTTCGTACTAGTTTAAGAGGCTATTTTAAGCTCATTGGTAATCTGATGGCTGCAAGGGGCTACGTTGCCCGGGATACGAATGCATATGGATTTTATAGTGTAAGGTTGAAAGAGAGCCTCCGGCAACAGATTGCACCTGCAGATTCAGTGGTGGTTGACTCTCTTTTTGAGGCCGATGAAGAAGATACCGATCTATTTCTGAAAAATATTTTTGGGGGTAAAAAGCCTGATACTATACATGTCGACCAGGTGAGCAAGTTGAAAGTGATACAGGAGGACACAACATTATCCAGGGCTGAAAAACGTCGTCTAAAGAGAGAGCAGCGTAAAAAGGAGCGTGAACAGCGTCGAAACGACGACTAA
- a CDS encoding Mrp/NBP35 family ATP-binding protein, whose product MITKEEVLNALRHVEEPDLKKDLVTLNMIEDIKIEGNNISFTVILTTPACPLKGLIENACRNAIAHFISADANVDVKMTSRVTAQKNQPLTNINNIIVVASGKGGVGKSTVSANLAIGLAQTGAKVGLIDADVYGPSIPMMFGLEDTKPLAMQTEDGKTRIVPAEKYGIKILSIGFFTNPDQPVPWRGPMASNAVKQLFNDAEWGDLDYLIVDLPPGTGDIHITLTQTYPVAGAVIVTTPQNVALADTKKGMAMFLMNSINVPLLGIVENMSYFSPAELPENKYYIFGEGGGRKLAEQFSIPFLGEIPLVQSISAAGDSGEPVILQENNPTSKAFSEVAERVAQQVSIQNASEVKRF is encoded by the coding sequence ATGATAACAAAAGAAGAGGTTTTAAATGCCCTTCGTCATGTGGAAGAACCCGATTTGAAAAAGGATCTGGTGACCCTTAACATGATCGAAGATATAAAAATTGAAGGAAACAACATCAGTTTTACAGTCATACTAACAACTCCGGCCTGCCCCTTAAAAGGATTAATAGAGAACGCATGCCGGAACGCTATTGCACATTTTATAAGTGCAGATGCCAATGTCGACGTAAAAATGACATCAAGAGTTACTGCTCAGAAAAACCAGCCGCTAACCAACATCAACAATATTATAGTTGTGGCCTCCGGTAAAGGAGGAGTAGGAAAATCTACTGTCTCGGCTAACCTGGCTATCGGTCTGGCACAAACAGGAGCGAAAGTAGGATTAATAGATGCCGACGTATATGGCCCTTCTATCCCAATGATGTTCGGTTTGGAGGACACCAAGCCACTGGCAATGCAAACCGAGGACGGCAAAACCAGGATTGTTCCTGCCGAAAAATACGGCATTAAGATCTTGTCTATCGGATTCTTTACCAATCCGGATCAACCTGTGCCATGGCGCGGCCCGATGGCATCAAACGCCGTTAAACAACTATTTAACGACGCTGAATGGGGCGATCTTGATTATCTCATTGTCGACCTTCCTCCCGGAACAGGGGATATCCATATTACGTTAACACAAACCTACCCTGTAGCCGGAGCAGTTATCGTAACAACACCTCAAAATGTCGCTTTAGCGGATACCAAAAAGGGAATGGCAATGTTTCTGATGAATTCCATTAATGTTCCGTTGTTAGGTATTGTAGAGAACATGTCGTATTTCAGTCCGGCAGAGCTTCCCGAAAATAAATACTATATTTTTGGCGAAGGAGGGGGCCGAAAATTAGCTGAGCAGTTCAGCATTCCATTCCTCGGTGAAATTCCACTGGTACAAAGCATCAGCGCAGCCGGAGATTCGGGTGAACCGGTAATACTTCAGGAAAACAACCCTACTTCCAAAGCCTTTTCAGAGGTAGCAGAAAGAGTTGCACAGCAGGTATCTATACAAAATGCCAGCGAGGTAAAACGTTTTTAA
- a CDS encoding carboxypeptidase-like regulatory domain-containing protein, whose amino-acid sequence MKYLLTLLAVLLSLTASRAQDRPLVQFSGVIYNVDSNIVVPYVSVTNRSDRNRASSANFQGYFSFVAHERDTIVFSAVGYRREAIVIPSNLKDKSYTVIIKMKAEVINLPTVAVLPWASVDQFNKEFMELKFADDDLEIAKKNVAKTSLLAMARDLPRDGQEMRGINFQNNHIALTNKAINQRYANPLLNPFAWGSFIQQIIQGDKNRNNSD is encoded by the coding sequence ATGAAATATTTGCTGACTTTATTAGCCGTTCTGCTTAGCCTGACCGCATCGCGGGCACAGGACAGACCGCTTGTACAGTTTTCGGGGGTGATTTATAACGTTGACTCCAATATCGTGGTGCCCTATGTTTCGGTAACAAACAGAAGCGACCGGAACAGAGCCTCTTCAGCAAATTTCCAGGGATACTTTTCTTTCGTTGCACACGAAAGAGATACCATCGTGTTTAGCGCAGTGGGATACCGGCGTGAGGCTATTGTTATTCCGTCTAATCTTAAAGATAAAAGCTATACGGTCATCATAAAAATGAAAGCGGAGGTTATCAATCTTCCCACCGTTGCTGTGCTGCCATGGGCAAGCGTCGACCAGTTCAATAAGGAGTTCATGGAATTGAAATTTGCTGACGACGATCTCGAAATAGCAAAGAAAAACGTAGCAAAAACATCCCTGTTAGCTATGGCGCGCGATCTTCCCCGCGACGGGCAGGAGATGCGTGGAATTAATTTCCAGAATAACCATATTGCTTTAACAAATAAAGCCATCAACCAGCGTTATGCCAACCCTCTGCTTAATCCCTTTGCCTGGGGCTCCTTCATTCAGCAAATTATACAGGGAGATAAAAACAGAAACAATTCGGATTAA
- a CDS encoding 30S ribosomal protein S16: protein MATKIRLQRHGKKGKPFYYVVVADSRAPRDGRFIERLGSYNPNTNPATIEINFEKALDWMNKGAQPTDTCRAILSYKGILYKKHLEGGVKKGALTEEQAEAKFNEWVQSKEAKVQGKKEGLTSSKEEARKAALAAEAKKKADRAAAIAAKNTPPAEEVAAEEEAPEAAAEDAPAAENAE, encoded by the coding sequence ATGGCAACTAAAATTAGATTGCAAAGACACGGTAAAAAGGGAAAACCTTTTTATTACGTAGTGGTGGCAGATTCACGTGCTCCGAGAGATGGTCGTTTCATTGAGCGTTTAGGTTCTTACAATCCTAACACGAACCCTGCAACAATAGAAATCAATTTCGAAAAAGCATTAGACTGGATGAACAAAGGTGCACAGCCTACTGACACCTGCCGCGCTATCCTTTCTTACAAAGGTATTCTTTACAAAAAGCATCTTGAAGGTGGTGTAAAGAAAGGTGCACTTACAGAAGAACAGGCAGAAGCCAAGTTCAATGAATGGGTACAAAGCAAAGAAGCAAAAGTTCAGGGCAAAAAAGAAGGATTAACTTCTTCTAAAGAAGAAGCCCGTAAAGCCGCCTTAGCTGCTGAAGCTAAGAAGAAGGCTGACAGAGCTGCTGCTATCGCCGCAAAAAATACTCCTCCGGCAGAAGAAGTAGCTGCTGAAGAAGAAGCTCCTGAAGCCGCTGCAGAAGATGCTCCGGCAGCAGAAAACGCTGAATAA
- a CDS encoding PAS domain-containing protein — protein sequence MKNQCKTLAYVKDAIWSFDVANQKFEYLNERFANLYELSLDELERAPFAWRRLVHPDDYYLVKRETEKVYNGESVEIEFRIIVNGITKWLSDKKTPVLDDNQNVTMIVGITSDITTRKEKELEMARSEYIYRYFFVNNPNPLWIYDIKTLKFLAVNHATIEKYGYSEEEFLKMTIADIRPREDVSKLVSEVKKVKNRFYQSEGWRHINRAGKIMYVNISGHGIEYEGKKAELVMIHDVTAEVKNKEEIIIAKRNLDTLINNINDLIWSVDQDYRLISANASFERLTTMAFNRKLMPGESVLQPRSGDESIDKWKGYYSRVLRGESVVFINVSSAVKGSTFEIRMRPIVNEDKVIGVVCVGRDIQKRLDAEKRMILQNTELKEIVSLASHEIRGPVTSLTGLVNLFNKDNLSDPFNSDVISLIQKVTNELDTVIHKIVEKSYSIQVDNEAIYSSPQNLSDYE from the coding sequence ATGAAAAACCAATGTAAGACCCTCGCTTATGTAAAAGACGCCATATGGAGTTTTGATGTCGCGAATCAAAAGTTCGAGTATCTTAACGAGCGTTTTGCTAACCTATATGAACTTTCGCTTGACGAACTGGAGAGAGCTCCTTTTGCATGGAGAAGGCTTGTGCATCCGGATGATTATTATCTTGTAAAGAGGGAAACTGAAAAAGTATATAATGGTGAGAGTGTGGAAATAGAATTCCGCATAATTGTTAACGGCATAACTAAATGGCTTTCTGATAAGAAAACGCCGGTTCTGGATGACAATCAGAATGTGACTATGATTGTTGGAATCACATCGGATATTACAACCAGAAAGGAAAAAGAGCTGGAGATGGCTCGCTCTGAATATATTTACAGGTACTTTTTTGTCAATAACCCCAATCCTTTATGGATATATGATATCAAGACTTTAAAGTTTCTCGCTGTTAATCATGCTACCATTGAAAAATACGGATATTCTGAAGAAGAATTTCTTAAAATGACTATAGCAGATATCCGGCCACGGGAGGATGTTTCGAAACTTGTTTCCGAAGTAAAAAAAGTGAAAAACCGGTTTTATCAGTCTGAAGGCTGGAGACATATCAACAGGGCCGGAAAGATTATGTACGTGAATATTTCGGGACACGGGATAGAATACGAGGGGAAGAAAGCAGAGCTGGTAATGATACATGATGTTACTGCGGAAGTGAAAAACAAGGAAGAGATAATTATAGCGAAGAGGAACCTTGATACTTTAATTAATAATATAAACGATCTTATCTGGTCGGTTGATCAGGATTATAGGCTAATATCTGCAAATGCGTCTTTTGAGAGACTTACAACTATGGCCTTTAACCGGAAATTAATGCCCGGAGAGTCGGTTCTTCAACCCAGATCAGGTGACGAGTCAATTGATAAATGGAAGGGTTATTACAGCAGGGTGCTGAGAGGAGAGAGCGTTGTTTTTATCAATGTGTCGTCTGCGGTTAAGGGGAGTACTTTTGAAATAAGAATGCGTCCTATTGTTAACGAAGATAAAGTTATAGGGGTAGTTTGCGTAGGACGGGATATCCAAAAACGACTCGATGCGGAGAAAAGAATGATATTGCAGAACACCGAATTAAAGGAAATTGTCTCGTTGGCTTCTCATGAAATACGAGGGCCCGTCACTTCTTTGACAGGCCTCGTGAATCTTTTTAACAAGGATAATTTGTCAGATCCCTTTAACAGTGATGTGATTAGCCTTATTCAGAAAGTTACCAATGAATTAGATACAGTCATTCATAAAATAGTCGAGAAAAGCTATTCCATACAGGTTGATAATGAGGCTATATATTCCTCTCCACAAAATCTATCAGACTATGAATAA
- a CDS encoding phosphatidylserine decarboxylase family protein, producing the protein MTIHKEGYTSIALTVLVIFILNAFTHYYASDKQWLLWAVYIFSFALFIIVLQFFRHPKRVTSLNDQQVICPADGKVVVIEETVETEYFKDKRLQVSIFMSPVNVHVNRNPVSGVVQYFKYHPGKYLVAWDPKSSTDNERTTVVVENKLGVQVLFRQIAGALARRIVWYVKEGDEVKQGEQFGFIKFGSRVDVFLPVGTPVNVNLGEVVKGGITVLATFK; encoded by the coding sequence ATGACCATCCATAAAGAAGGCTATACGTCCATTGCTCTTACAGTCCTTGTAATTTTTATCTTAAATGCATTTACGCATTATTATGCATCAGATAAACAGTGGTTGCTCTGGGCGGTATATATATTTTCTTTCGCCCTTTTCATCATAGTCCTCCAGTTCTTCAGGCATCCAAAAAGAGTTACTTCTCTAAATGATCAGCAGGTGATCTGTCCAGCTGACGGAAAAGTGGTAGTAATAGAAGAGACTGTAGAGACAGAGTATTTTAAAGACAAAAGGCTGCAGGTTTCAATTTTTATGTCGCCGGTAAATGTGCACGTAAACAGAAATCCGGTATCAGGAGTGGTACAGTACTTTAAGTATCACCCGGGGAAATATCTTGTAGCATGGGATCCAAAGTCATCTACAGACAATGAGCGAACTACAGTGGTAGTAGAAAACAAGCTTGGAGTGCAGGTTTTGTTCAGACAGATAGCAGGTGCATTAGCCAGAAGAATTGTTTGGTACGTTAAGGAAGGAGATGAGGTAAAACAAGGCGAGCAGTTTGGCTTTATCAAATTTGGCTCAAGAGTGGATGTCTTTCTTCCCGTTGGAACGCCTGTTAATGTGAACCTGGGTGAAGTGGTTAAAGGTGGAATTACTGTGCTGGCTACGTTCAAATAA
- a CDS encoding NifU family protein, with translation MDLLQKVESALDSIRPYLEADGGNVSVEEITSDNIVKIKLLGACGSCPMSIMTLKAGIEQAVKKSVPEIAAIEAINLTDIDDPNAVMPG, from the coding sequence ATGGATTTGTTGCAAAAAGTGGAAAGTGCGTTGGATTCAATCCGGCCTTATCTGGAAGCAGATGGAGGAAACGTATCTGTTGAGGAGATTACTTCAGATAATATCGTAAAGATAAAATTGTTAGGCGCATGTGGATCCTGTCCCATGAGCATTATGACTCTGAAAGCAGGCATCGAACAAGCCGTAAAGAAGTCTGTGCCCGAAATTGCGGCGATTGAGGCAATTAACCTCACAGATATAGACGATCCGAATGCTGTGATGCCCGGATAG
- the lpcA gene encoding D-sedoheptulose 7-phosphate isomerase, giving the protein MESIKQHFLEAQSVINKFLSDDENFRKIEEAGRILTESIKKGNKIISCGNGGSMCDAMHFAEELSGRYRNDRRALAAISISDPSHISCVGNDYGYPYIFSRMVEAIGQPGDVLFGISTSGNSENVLNAIEAAKNKGMKVIGLTGKDGGKMASLCDVEVRAPKSAYADRAQEIHIKVIHSLIDFVERNI; this is encoded by the coding sequence ATGGAATCAATTAAACAGCATTTTTTAGAAGCACAGAGTGTTATTAATAAGTTTTTGTCCGACGACGAAAATTTCAGGAAAATAGAAGAAGCAGGAAGGATTTTAACTGAATCGATAAAAAAAGGCAATAAAATTATATCATGCGGAAATGGAGGATCAATGTGCGATGCAATGCATTTTGCTGAAGAACTCTCGGGCCGTTACAGAAACGACCGCAGAGCACTTGCAGCCATCTCCATTTCAGATCCATCTCATATTTCGTGCGTTGGAAATGACTACGGATACCCTTACATTTTTTCAAGAATGGTTGAAGCCATTGGACAGCCCGGGGATGTTTTGTTTGGAATAAGCACCAGCGGCAACTCAGAAAATGTACTAAACGCCATTGAAGCCGCTAAGAATAAAGGAATGAAAGTGATAGGGCTAACAGGAAAAGATGGAGGCAAAATGGCATCACTTTGCGACGTCGAAGTACGCGCACCCAAGTCTGCCTATGCCGACCGCGCACAGGAAATCCACATAAAAGTTATTCATAGTCTGATAGATTTTGTGGAGAGGAATATATAG
- the trmD gene encoding tRNA (guanosine(37)-N1)-methyltransferase TrmD, protein MRFDIITVLPGLLESPFAHSILQRAQKKGLSEIVVHNLRDYSLNKHKNVDDYPFGGGSGMVMSIEPFAACIEKLKGEREYDEVIFMTPDGETLNQSIANHLSTKKNIIILCGHYKGIDQRIRDIFVTREISIGDYVLSGGELPAAVLVDAIVRLIPGVLSDETSALSDSFQGDLLDAPVYTRPAEWRGIKVPDILISGNKAKIEEWRYEQSLERTRQRRPDLLK, encoded by the coding sequence ATGCGATTTGACATTATAACTGTACTTCCAGGTCTGCTTGAGAGCCCTTTTGCTCACTCCATTTTACAGAGAGCGCAAAAAAAAGGTCTTTCCGAAATAGTAGTTCATAACCTTAGAGATTATTCGCTCAATAAGCATAAAAACGTCGACGACTACCCATTCGGCGGGGGGAGTGGCATGGTAATGTCAATCGAACCTTTTGCGGCTTGCATTGAAAAACTAAAGGGCGAAAGAGAGTACGATGAGGTCATTTTTATGACCCCTGACGGAGAAACCCTCAACCAATCTATCGCCAATCATCTATCAACGAAAAAGAACATTATTATTCTATGCGGGCATTATAAAGGCATTGACCAGCGCATCAGGGACATATTTGTTACACGTGAGATCTCAATAGGTGACTACGTCCTTTCGGGAGGAGAGCTACCCGCGGCCGTTTTGGTAGATGCTATCGTTCGGCTGATACCAGGGGTGCTTTCGGATGAAACGTCTGCCCTCTCCGATTCATTCCAGGGAGACTTGCTGGATGCACCAGTCTACACACGACCAGCGGAATGGCGTGGCATTAAAGTCCCCGATATCCTAATTAGTGGCAATAAGGCTAAGATAGAGGAGTGGAGATATGAACAGTCCCTGGAGCGTACCAGGCAACGGCGTCCCGATCTGCTTAAGTAA